One Glaciihabitans arcticus DNA window includes the following coding sequences:
- the ftsZ gene encoding cell division protein FtsZ: MTSNQNYLAVIKVVGIGGGGVNAVNRMIELGLRGVEFIAINTDAQALLMSDADVKLDVGRELTRGLGAGADPEVGRRAAEDHAEEIEEALAGADMVFVTAGEGGGTGTGGAPVVARIAKSIGALTIGVVTKPFGFEGKRRSSQADIGVSNLKNEVDTLIVVPNDRLLEISDRGISMLEAFATADQVLLAGVQGITDLITTPGLINLDFADVKSVMQGAGSALMGIGSARGADRAIKAAELAVASPLLEASIDGAHGVLLSVQGGSNLGIFEINDAARLVQEAVHPEANIIFGAVIDDTLGDEVRVTVIAAGFDGGEPAVKHADPRRSNFVGAESGAQPTVAPVVPTEEAPAAAWTPNEPPATAPIDRTFDDNDSDDLDIPDFLK; this comes from the coding sequence GTGACATCGAACCAGAACTACCTAGCCGTCATCAAGGTCGTCGGCATAGGCGGCGGCGGCGTCAACGCAGTGAACCGCATGATCGAACTCGGCCTGCGCGGCGTGGAGTTCATCGCCATCAACACCGACGCCCAGGCGCTGCTCATGAGCGATGCCGACGTCAAGCTCGACGTCGGTCGCGAACTCACCCGCGGCCTCGGAGCCGGCGCTGACCCCGAGGTCGGCCGTCGCGCCGCCGAGGACCACGCCGAGGAGATCGAAGAAGCCCTCGCCGGAGCCGACATGGTCTTCGTCACCGCGGGAGAGGGTGGCGGAACCGGAACCGGTGGAGCCCCCGTCGTCGCCCGCATCGCCAAATCGATCGGCGCACTCACGATCGGTGTCGTCACCAAGCCCTTCGGCTTCGAGGGCAAGCGCCGATCGAGCCAGGCTGACATCGGTGTCTCGAACCTCAAGAACGAGGTCGATACCCTCATCGTCGTGCCCAACGACCGCCTGCTCGAGATCAGCGACCGCGGCATCAGCATGCTCGAGGCATTCGCCACCGCCGACCAGGTGCTCCTTGCCGGAGTCCAGGGCATCACCGACTTGATCACGACCCCCGGACTCATCAACCTCGACTTCGCCGACGTCAAGTCGGTTATGCAGGGTGCCGGTTCCGCGCTGATGGGCATCGGATCCGCGAGGGGAGCCGACCGCGCCATTAAGGCCGCAGAGCTTGCCGTCGCGTCGCCGCTGCTCGAGGCCTCCATCGACGGAGCACACGGAGTGCTGCTCAGTGTGCAGGGTGGATCCAACCTCGGCATCTTCGAGATCAACGACGCCGCCCGTCTCGTTCAGGAAGCCGTTCACCCCGAGGCCAACATCATCTTCGGTGCCGTCATCGACGACACCCTCGGTGACGAGGTGCGCGTCACGGTCATCGCCGCAGGCTTCGACGGCGGCGAGCCTGCCGTCAAGCACGCCGACCCGCGCCGCAGCAACTTCGTGGGCGCCGAGAGCGGCGCGCAGCCCACCGTCGCACCCGTCGTTCCCACCGAAGAGGCCCCGGCCGCCGCGTGGACGCCGAACGAGCCGCCGGCCACCGCGCCGATCGACCGCACGTTCGACGACAACGACAGCGACGACCTGGACATCCCCGACTTTCTCAAGTGA
- a CDS encoding YggS family pyridoxal phosphate-dependent enzyme, giving the protein MTPLAERLERVTAEVADAARAAGRSPADITTIVVTKFHPASLVRELAQLGVTDVGENRHQDAGPKAAELADLALTWHFVGQLQSKKARPVLEYASVIHSLDRASLVTALAGERPDPVDVFLQLNLTDDPGRGGVAENELDVLVDAVLGASGLRLLGLMAVAPLGEEPRAAFARVRAASERLQKSAPEATCLSMGMSGDFREAVLEGATHLRIGTAITGNRPAAG; this is encoded by the coding sequence GTGACCCCGCTCGCCGAGCGACTGGAGCGGGTGACCGCTGAGGTCGCCGACGCCGCGCGCGCCGCCGGCCGGAGCCCGGCCGACATCACCACCATCGTCGTCACCAAGTTCCATCCGGCGAGCCTCGTACGCGAGCTAGCACAACTCGGCGTCACCGATGTTGGTGAGAACCGGCACCAGGACGCCGGGCCCAAGGCTGCGGAGCTGGCCGACCTCGCCCTCACCTGGCACTTCGTCGGACAGCTGCAGAGCAAGAAGGCGCGCCCCGTGCTCGAGTACGCGAGCGTCATCCACTCGCTCGACCGCGCCTCACTCGTGACGGCGCTCGCGGGCGAGCGCCCCGATCCCGTCGACGTGTTCCTCCAGCTGAACCTGACCGACGACCCCGGGCGCGGGGGAGTCGCGGAAAATGAGCTCGACGTCCTCGTCGATGCTGTGCTGGGGGCATCCGGACTTCGCCTGCTCGGGCTCATGGCCGTCGCCCCGCTCGGTGAGGAGCCCCGGGCGGCCTTCGCCCGCGTGCGTGCGGCGTCCGAGCGACTGCAGAAGTCGGCGCCGGAGGCCACGTGCCTCTCGATGGGCATGTCGGGCGACTTCCGTGAGGCGGTGCTCGAAGGCGCGACACACCTACGCATTGGCACGGCAATCACGGGAAACCGGCCGGCCGCCGGTTAA
- a CDS encoding YggT family protein codes for MQPVALVASIIYFAITIFIVFMWVRFGFDLAANYARQWRPKGAVLVIAETVYAVTDPPVKAVRRVVPPVRLGGVSIDFSWSIVLLLAIILSYIVFGFMN; via the coding sequence GTGCAGCCCGTAGCCCTCGTCGCTTCGATCATCTACTTCGCGATCACGATCTTCATCGTGTTCATGTGGGTGAGATTCGGCTTCGACCTCGCCGCGAACTACGCGCGGCAGTGGCGTCCGAAGGGCGCCGTGCTCGTGATCGCGGAGACCGTGTATGCGGTCACCGATCCACCCGTGAAGGCCGTGCGGCGCGTTGTGCCACCGGTTCGACTCGGTGGAGTCTCGATCGACTTCTCGTGGAGCATCGTGCTTCTGCTCGCGATTATCCTCAGCTACATCGTTTTCGGATTCATGAATTAG
- a CDS encoding cell division protein SepF translates to MANPLRKTMVYLGLADEEYDYEPAQQPSAPAAPVAHPAPAVAATAGRAPVTPLRRPAATRAATAAPAEMNEILTVHPRAYKDAQVIAENFREGIPVIINLSQMSEPDARRLVDFASGLSQGLYGRIERVTSKVFLLSPAHVAVSGDQAEVESDVDASFFSQQ, encoded by the coding sequence ATGGCCAACCCACTGCGCAAGACCATGGTTTACCTTGGCCTGGCTGACGAAGAATACGACTACGAGCCCGCGCAGCAGCCCAGCGCTCCTGCCGCTCCCGTCGCGCACCCGGCTCCCGCCGTCGCGGCAACCGCCGGCCGCGCGCCGGTCACTCCGCTGCGCCGTCCGGCTGCAACGCGTGCGGCGACCGCCGCGCCCGCCGAGATGAACGAGATCCTCACCGTGCACCCCCGCGCCTACAAGGATGCACAGGTGATTGCCGAGAACTTCCGCGAGGGAATCCCCGTGATCATCAACCTTTCGCAGATGAGCGAGCCCGACGCACGTCGCCTCGTCGACTTCGCGAGCGGACTGTCGCAGGGTCTCTACGGTCGCATCGAGCGCGTCACCAGCAAGGTGTTCCTCCTCTCGCCCGCGCACGTCGCGGTGAGCGGTGACCAGGCCGAGGTCGAGTCGGACGTCGACGCTTCCTTCTTCTCGCAGCAGTAG
- the murC gene encoding UDP-N-acetylmuramate--L-alanine ligase, whose product MISPDFTQELPAELGSVHFVGIGGSGMSGIARLFLGAGHTVTGSDRSENHNTEALRELGATVSIGHDAANLSPDVDALVFTGALWPDNPEYLAAVERGIPVLHRSQALAWLISDQRLIAVAGAHGKTTSTGMIITALLQLGADPSFVNGGVIQSLGVSSARGEGELFVVEADESDGSFLLYDTAVALITNVDADHLDHYGSHEAFDEAFVTFASRASELVVVSSDDPGAVRVTKALDHKRVITFGEDAAAHARVHSITSEGPVAFTVSWQGADYPAQLRVPGKHNALNAVGAFAVLVGLGFEPAAALAGIELFGGTERRFELHGVVRGVSVYDDYAHHPTEVAAALSAARTVVGAGRIIAVHQPHLYSRTQLMAGDFAAVYEQLADETIVLDVYGAREDPIPGVTGALVSERFADPAHVSYLPDWQQAADHAASIAREGDIIMTLSCGDVYRIVPQLLASLQATPSA is encoded by the coding sequence ATGATTAGCCCAGACTTCACCCAGGAGCTCCCCGCTGAGCTTGGTTCCGTCCACTTCGTGGGCATCGGCGGTTCGGGAATGAGCGGCATCGCCCGCCTGTTCCTCGGCGCGGGTCACACCGTGACCGGTTCCGACCGCAGCGAGAACCACAACACGGAGGCCCTGCGCGAGCTCGGCGCCACCGTCTCGATCGGCCACGACGCCGCGAATCTCTCGCCCGACGTCGACGCCCTCGTCTTCACCGGTGCCCTCTGGCCCGACAACCCCGAGTACCTCGCGGCCGTCGAACGCGGTATCCCGGTGCTGCACCGCTCACAGGCGCTCGCCTGGCTGATCAGCGACCAGCGCCTGATCGCCGTCGCGGGAGCGCACGGCAAGACCACGTCGACCGGCATGATCATCACGGCACTGCTTCAACTCGGTGCAGACCCCAGCTTCGTGAACGGTGGCGTCATCCAGTCGCTCGGAGTGTCGAGCGCACGCGGCGAGGGCGAGCTGTTCGTCGTCGAGGCCGATGAGTCCGACGGATCCTTCCTGCTCTACGACACCGCCGTCGCCCTGATCACCAACGTCGACGCCGACCACCTTGACCACTACGGCTCGCACGAGGCATTCGACGAGGCATTCGTGACGTTCGCGAGCCGCGCGAGCGAGCTCGTTGTCGTTTCGAGTGACGACCCGGGCGCCGTGCGCGTCACGAAGGCCCTCGACCACAAGCGCGTCATCACATTCGGTGAGGATGCCGCGGCGCACGCCCGCGTCCACTCGATCACGAGCGAAGGCCCCGTCGCCTTCACCGTGTCGTGGCAGGGCGCCGACTATCCCGCCCAGCTGCGGGTCCCTGGCAAGCACAACGCGCTCAACGCCGTCGGCGCCTTCGCGGTGCTTGTCGGCCTCGGCTTCGAGCCCGCCGCTGCCCTCGCCGGCATCGAACTCTTCGGCGGCACCGAGCGCCGCTTCGAGCTGCACGGCGTCGTTCGCGGCGTCAGCGTCTACGACGATTACGCCCACCACCCGACCGAGGTCGCCGCAGCGCTCTCCGCCGCACGCACCGTGGTCGGCGCCGGTCGCATTATCGCCGTGCACCAGCCGCATCTCTACAGCCGCACCCAGCTCATGGCCGGCGACTTCGCGGCCGTCTACGAGCAGCTCGCCGACGAGACGATTGTTCTGGATGTGTACGGCGCCCGCGAAGACCCCATCCCCGGAGTCACCGGCGCTCTCGTCTCTGAGCGGTTCGCCGACCCCGCCCACGTCTCCTACCTCCCCGACTGGCAGCAGGCCGCCGACCACGCCGCGTCCATCGCGCGCGAGGGCGACATCATCATGACCCTGAGCTGTGGCGACGTGTACCGCATCGTTCCCCAGCTGCTCGCCTCCCTGCAGGCGACGCCGAGCGCGTAA
- a CDS encoding DivIVA domain-containing protein: MALTPEDVVNKRFQPTKFREGYDQDEVDDFLDEVVVELRRLNQENEELRQRLVASESRITELQRSASEAPQAQQAPAQVFPTPAAAPAPADPYAEQQAAAAAAAATAAAAAAAVPPAAPAVDPNSDPNNTNNLLQLARRLHEEHVREGVEKRDALIAEGQAAAARVVQEAEAGAQGKLQQLDQERQQLEARVEELRTFERDYRQKLKGYIEGQLRELDDSPVLTGGGTPAPAPAFAAAPAAAPEQTPAPAANYTGFAGAN, from the coding sequence ATGGCTTTGACTCCTGAAGATGTAGTCAACAAGCGGTTCCAACCGACCAAATTCCGTGAAGGTTACGACCAGGACGAGGTGGATGACTTCCTCGATGAGGTTGTCGTCGAGCTCCGCCGCCTGAACCAGGAGAACGAGGAGCTGCGCCAGCGTCTCGTCGCGAGCGAGTCGCGCATCACCGAACTCCAGCGTTCGGCGAGCGAGGCGCCCCAGGCCCAGCAAGCACCCGCGCAGGTCTTCCCGACCCCGGCAGCCGCGCCCGCACCCGCCGACCCTTACGCCGAGCAGCAGGCAGCTGCTGCGGCAGCAGCAGCAACCGCCGCCGCAGCCGCAGCAGCGGTTCCCCCCGCAGCGCCGGCCGTCGACCCGAACTCCGACCCCAACAACACCAACAACCTCCTTCAGCTGGCCCGCCGCCTGCACGAGGAGCACGTTCGTGAGGGCGTCGAGAAGCGCGACGCTCTGATCGCCGAAGGACAGGCTGCGGCCGCACGCGTTGTGCAGGAGGCCGAAGCCGGTGCCCAGGGCAAGTTGCAGCAGCTCGACCAGGAACGCCAGCAGCTCGAGGCACGCGTCGAAGAACTGCGAACCTTCGAACGCGACTACCGCCAGAAGCTCAAGGGCTATATCGAGGGCCAGCTCCGCGAACTGGACGACAGCCCCGTGCTGACCGGTGGCGGAACTCCCGCGCCGGCACCCGCGTTCGCCGCGGCTCCCGCAGCCGCCCCGGAGCAGACGCCCGCTCCGGCCGCGAACTACACGGGCTTTGCCGGAGCCAACTGA
- a CDS encoding RluA family pseudouridine synthase, producing METRSLPVPDGLVGERVDSALARLLGFSRTFAAEVAEAGGVTADGIVLGKGDRLRADQFLEVTWESKQAPAVVPVIVSDLTIVYDDDDLVVIDKPVGVAAHPSVGWEGPTVLGALAGAGFRISTSGASERAGIVHRLDVGTSGLMVVAKSERAYTELKRQFHDREVTKIYHAVVQGHPDPLAGTIDAPIGRHPGSSWKFAITADGKASVTHYETLEAFPSASLLEIHLETGRTHQIRVHMAAQRHPCVGDAMYGADPTISARLGLGRQWLHAKKLGLTHPSSGQWVEFETTYPADLQHALDVLRDV from the coding sequence ATGGAGACCCGCAGCCTTCCCGTTCCCGACGGTCTCGTCGGTGAGCGCGTCGACAGCGCCCTTGCGCGCCTGCTCGGCTTCTCCCGCACCTTTGCCGCCGAGGTGGCGGAGGCCGGGGGAGTGACCGCCGACGGCATCGTTCTCGGCAAGGGCGATCGCCTGCGCGCCGACCAGTTCCTCGAGGTGACGTGGGAGTCGAAGCAGGCTCCGGCCGTCGTTCCCGTGATCGTCTCCGACCTGACGATCGTGTACGACGACGACGACCTCGTGGTCATCGACAAGCCCGTGGGTGTGGCAGCGCACCCCTCCGTGGGTTGGGAGGGACCGACGGTCCTCGGCGCCCTGGCGGGTGCAGGATTCCGTATCTCCACCTCGGGTGCCTCGGAACGCGCGGGCATCGTGCACCGCCTCGACGTCGGCACAAGCGGCCTGATGGTCGTCGCCAAGTCCGAGCGCGCGTACACCGAGCTCAAACGCCAGTTCCATGACCGCGAGGTCACCAAGATCTATCACGCGGTCGTGCAGGGGCATCCTGACCCGCTCGCAGGCACGATCGATGCACCGATCGGCCGCCATCCCGGCAGCTCGTGGAAGTTCGCGATCACCGCCGACGGCAAGGCGAGCGTCACGCACTACGAGACGCTCGAGGCATTCCCATCGGCGTCCCTTCTCGAGATCCACCTCGAGACCGGTCGCACGCACCAGATTCGGGTGCACATGGCCGCGCAGCGTCATCCCTGTGTCGGAGACGCCATGTACGGCGCCGACCCGACGATCAGCGCGCGCCTCGGCCTCGGCCGCCAGTGGCTGCACGCCAAGAAGCTCGGCCTGACCCACCCGTCGAGCGGCCAGTGGGTCGAGTTCGAGACGACGTATCCGGCCGACCTGCAGCACGCGCTCGACGTTCTTCGCGACGTGTAG
- a CDS encoding FtsQ-type POTRA domain-containing protein, which yields MKRPEGFDPAARKPQQPVVQAPAPKARKQAPQAKKQPAAPTALPPSSRATPAGRPGVTRPTIRQPATVAPTLAPAQPKAQRLPNVKAELRRAARERKRFERGEVRRFTRRLRSRRAFWLTTGGIAATLVLVLAIAVFSPILALREITIQGTSRIDKKDVLAAVNGQLGTPLALVDEAQLERALSAFPLIRSYVTETVPPNTLIINIEEREPVGVIQRGEEFDLVDPAGVPVQTTAERPADVPLIVVDGAETEGAAFDSAVEVLLALPPAMLAQVDTITASTQDDVRFVIRGVGQSVIWGSADRSAYKARVLTALFAKTKQSVKYEYDVSAPESAVITRR from the coding sequence GTGAAGAGACCGGAAGGCTTCGACCCCGCCGCGCGGAAGCCCCAGCAGCCCGTGGTGCAGGCCCCCGCGCCAAAAGCGAGGAAGCAGGCACCCCAGGCGAAGAAGCAGCCTGCCGCGCCGACGGCTTTGCCCCCGTCGTCGCGCGCCACCCCGGCCGGACGCCCCGGTGTCACGCGACCCACGATCCGTCAGCCCGCGACGGTCGCTCCGACTCTCGCGCCCGCTCAGCCGAAGGCGCAGAGACTGCCCAACGTGAAGGCGGAGCTGCGCCGAGCCGCCCGGGAGCGCAAGCGCTTCGAACGTGGCGAGGTGCGACGCTTCACCCGCCGGCTTCGCTCCCGCCGGGCGTTCTGGCTGACCACGGGCGGCATCGCCGCGACCCTCGTGCTCGTGCTCGCGATCGCCGTGTTCTCGCCGATTCTCGCACTGCGCGAGATCACCATCCAGGGCACCTCGCGCATCGACAAGAAGGATGTGCTCGCCGCCGTCAACGGCCAGCTCGGCACACCGCTCGCGCTCGTCGACGAGGCGCAGCTCGAGCGGGCCCTGAGCGCGTTCCCGCTCATCCGCAGCTACGTCACCGAGACGGTGCCGCCCAACACGCTCATCATCAACATCGAGGAACGCGAGCCGGTGGGCGTCATCCAGCGCGGCGAGGAATTCGACCTCGTCGACCCGGCGGGCGTGCCCGTGCAGACCACCGCCGAACGACCGGCCGATGTGCCTCTCATAGTGGTGGATGGCGCGGAGACCGAGGGGGCCGCCTTCGACTCCGCCGTCGAGGTGCTGCTCGCCCTGCCGCCCGCGATGCTCGCCCAGGTCGACACGATCACCGCGAGCACGCAGGACGACGTGCGCTTCGTGATCCGCGGTGTCGGGCAGAGCGTGATCTGGGGGAGTGCCGATCGCTCGGCGTACAAGGCGCGGGTGCTGACCGCGCTGTTCGCCAAGACGAAGCAGAGCGTGAAGTACGAGTACGACGTCTCGGCCCCCGAGAGCGCCGTGATCACGCGCCGCTGA
- the lspA gene encoding signal peptidase II gives MPEPTDTVTTAGKARVSYRALAILAVVAVCVYLLDQVSKFLVIENLTEGVTVDVIGEFLRFTFVRNPGAAFSIGTGSTWIFAILASAVAVFILVFARRIRSLAWAGLFGLLLGGNLGNLTDRLLREPGFGTGHVIDFIQVYLFPAIFNIADIAIVSSMGLFIILTIRGVQLDGTRAVRDKKHDDAVEPVDPA, from the coding sequence TTGCCGGAGCCAACTGACACCGTAACAACGGCCGGTAAAGCGCGAGTCAGCTACAGGGCTCTTGCGATACTGGCCGTTGTTGCTGTGTGCGTGTACCTGCTCGACCAGGTGAGCAAGTTCCTCGTCATTGAGAATCTCACCGAGGGAGTGACCGTCGACGTGATCGGCGAGTTCCTGCGCTTCACGTTCGTGCGCAATCCCGGCGCGGCGTTCTCGATCGGTACCGGCTCCACCTGGATCTTCGCGATCCTCGCCTCGGCCGTCGCAGTCTTCATCCTTGTGTTCGCGCGGCGCATCCGTTCGCTCGCGTGGGCCGGCCTGTTCGGCCTGCTGCTCGGTGGCAACCTGGGCAACCTGACAGACCGCCTGCTGCGCGAGCCGGGCTTCGGGACCGGGCACGTCATCGACTTCATCCAGGTCTACCTGTTCCCGGCGATCTTCAACATCGCCGACATCGCGATCGTCTCGAGCATGGGCCTGTTCATCATCCTCACCATTCGCGGCGTGCAGCTCGACGGCACCCGCGCCGTGCGCGACAAGAAGCACGACGACGCGGTCGAACCCGTCGACCCCGCATAG